In Gossypium arboreum isolate Shixiya-1 chromosome 5, ASM2569848v2, whole genome shotgun sequence, a single genomic region encodes these proteins:
- the LOC108465413 gene encoding proton pump-interactor 1-like translates to MTKAEVTVLHAAAEMDIVAEKENETRYLLNGGNASSVKVGSDVYVNVNGKDSDNGVAVEKPVEEKGGYVKEKLGDGDDCLANGIAKQSASEAAVVIDSSVEQSDDKVDDLVNGVSTDDDATHKVSVNSISSNPIVSVGGMSFVVDVQSNQYSGNLADLEMASKLVGKSLDVVSGLKSETNVSSDSISVVESNPAEKTCGVTNGGIQFGSFDDKAERETPFNYMIRVPRNDDERLKVMIRLARNKVDEKIRIQRMLHIDMQSTWVTSEEYRNDFSDAAFQEQVARDLHRSKCQEIEWMQSVIDIEDIEVKIRNMEWTIQHQTLPLKDEKLSSTMSRQEENQQGLDRKERLKSLKKEADQLRANLINAVAITEVTRRKYYKESEKLSESLYLLKAADDNQEEAYAQLQSLKKQLYEKQIQLFVLQASSLGAEASVESCLNLAHNPNKNQHFRQYRDEFIKANELGWKGDKVALQNFCINQVEKFMDLWNNNDAFQKEYVRCNERSTLWRLRTLDGRSLGPGEVPPVIPQAVNGREVMDHTMSGLNLEGRTQEEVAVEKAVKVLAAKVVEQKKGGRREAGGNEEEESDRKAEELRKEEEAAKLKEQRRLEEIAKAKEALERKRRMAEKAEAREAKRAANEAVAKPSQNSRDLHISLMNVKIRNISRCLVENAKVVEQKKFMQSAPTESVSATASNGDKIEEAEEEKPKGTEEEDESDRKAEELSKEEEAAKLKEQRRLEEIAKAKEALERKRRKAEKAETREAKQAANEAVAKPP, encoded by the exons ATGACGAAAGCGGAGGTGACGGTGCTGCATGCAGCCGCGGAGATGGATATTGTAGCTGAGAAAgagaatgaaacgagatatcttcTCAATGGCGGCAACGCGAGTAGCGTTAAGGTTGGCTCCGATGTTTATGTTAACGTAAATGGAAAGGACTCCGATAATGGAGTT GCGGTGGAGAAACCTGTTGAAGAAAAAGGAGGGTATGTTAAAGAAAAATTAGGGGATGGAGATGATTGTTTGGCTAATGGTATAGCTAAACAATCTGCTTCGGAAGCTGCTGTTGTTATTGATTCCAGTGTTGAACAGAGTGATGATAAAGTCGATGATTTGGTTAATGGTGTATCTACGGATGATGATGCTACACATAAAGTCTCTGTTAACTCCATTAGTTCGAATCCTATAGTCTCTGTTGGTGGAATGTCGTTTGTAGTTGATGTTCAAAGTAATCAATATAGTGGTAATCTGGCTGATTTGGAGATGGCTTCCAAACTGGTTGGTAAGTCTTTGGACGTGGTTTCGGGTTTGAAATCGGAAACGAATGTTAGTTCTGATTCTATATCGGTTGTAGAAAGTAATCCTGCAGAGAAAACTTGTGGTGTTACAAACGGAGGAATTCAGTTTGGTAGTTTCGACGACAAGGCTGAAAGGGAAACACCGTTCAACTACATGATCAGGGTCCCGAGAAACGACGATGAAAGGTTGAAAGTAATGATAAGACTTGCTCGAAATAAGGTTGATGAGAAGATTCGAATTCAACGTATGCTTCATATCGATATGCAAAGCACGTGG GTTACTTCTGAGGAATATCGCAATGATTTTAGTGATGCTGCATTTCAAGAACAAGTGGCTCGAGACTTGCATAGGTCCAAATGTCAGGAAATAGAGTGGATGCAATCCGTGATTGATATTGAAGATATTGAAGTCAAG ATACGAAACATGGAATGGACAATACAACACCAAACTCTACCGCTAAAGGATGAAAAGCTGTCATCTACCATGAGTAGACAGGAAGAAAATCAACAAGGTTTGGACCGGAAAGAGCGTCTGAag TCTTTAAAGAAGGAAGCTGATCAATTGAGAGCCAACCTCATAAACGCTGTGGCGATCACTGAGGTAACTAGGAGGAAATACTATAAGGAAAGCGAAAAGTTAAGCGAATCGCTGTACCTGCTCAAAGCTGCAGATGACAACCAAGAAGAAGCGTATGCACAGCTGCAAAGTTTGAAGAAACAATTATATGAGAAG CAAATTCAGTTGTTTGTTCTGCAAGCCTCGAGCCTTGGTGCTGAAGCTTCTGTTGAATCTTGCTTAAACTTAGCTCATAATCCCAACAAGAACCAACACTTTCGACAGTACAGGGATGAATTTATTAAAGCGAATGAGTTGGGTTGGAAAGGGGATAAAGTGGCACTCCAAAATTTTTGTATTAACCAG GTGGAGAAATTTATGGACTTATGGAATAACAACGATGCATTCCAAAAAGAATATGTTAGATGCAATGAAAGGAGCACACTTTGGAGACTGAGGACATTAGATGGCCGTTCACTTGGTCCTGGTGAAGTGCCTCCTGTAATTCCACAAGCAGTAAATGGAAGAGAGGTCATGGATCATACAATGTCCGGCTTAAATTTGGAAGGTCGAACACAAGAGGAAGTAGCGGTGGAAAAAGCTGTAAAGGTACTTGCGGCAAAGGTTGTGGAGCAAAAGAA AGGCGGAAGAAGAGAAGCCGGAGGGAACGAGGAGGAGGAATCGGACAGGAAGGCAGAGGAATTGagaaaggaagaggaagcggctaAATTAAAGGAGCAACGCCGGTTGGAGGAGATAGCTAAAGCTAAGGAAGCACTAGAAAGGAAGAGGCGAATGGCGGAGAAGGCCGAAGCTCGAGAGGCTAAACGAGCTGCGAATGAAGCCGTCGCTAAACCATCACAAAACTCCCG CGACCTTCACATCTCCTTAATGAATGTTAAGATAAGAAATATATCGAGATGCCTCGTCGAAAATGCAAAGGTTGTGGAGCAAAAGAAGTTTATGCAATCTGCTCCTACAGAAAGTGTTTCAGCAACTGCTTCTAATGGGGATAAAATCGAAGAGGCCGAAGAAGAGAAGCCGAAGGGAACAGAGGAGGAGGACGAATCGGACAGGAAGGCAGAGGAATTGagtaaggaagaggaagcggctaAATTAAAGGAGCAACGCCGGCTGGAGGAGATAGCTAAAGCTAAGGAAGCACTAGAAAGGAAGAGGCGAAAGGCGGAGAAGGCCGAAACTCGAGAGGCTAAACAAGCTGCGAATGAAGCCGTAGCTAAACCACCATAA